A stretch of Hydractinia symbiolongicarpus strain clone_291-10 chromosome 9, HSymV2.1, whole genome shotgun sequence DNA encodes these proteins:
- the LOC130656217 gene encoding protein transport protein Sec23A-like, translating to MSTYQEFIHQNEDRDGIRFSWNVWPSSRLEATRMVVPVSCLYTPLKERPDLPPIMYDPVVCSRGNCRAVLNPLCQVDFNGKAWICNFCFQRNAFPPHYAGITEQHQPAEIIPQFSTIEYTLQKQTTGPLIYLLVIDTCLDDEDLNALKESLQMSLSLLPPNALIGLITFGRMVNVHELGCEGISKSYVFRGNKEISAKQLQEMLGLGGQRRQQPQQQRGPVSPNQPAEIQNRFLQPVHKCDMDLTDLLGELQADPWPVAADKRPLRSSGTALNIAVSLLECCYPNTGARIMAFLGGPCTQGPGMVIDYELKNVIRSHHDIETDNTPYMKKATRYYETLAQRAANNGHTIDMFVCNLDQIGLQEMRSCVNNTGGYMFMGDAFDTALFKQSFQRVFSKDSKDEFKAAYGASIEVKTSKELKVSGCIGNCTSLEKKGANISETEIGIGNTTAWKVSGLDLNTTNAFFFEVANSHTAPIPQGGRGCIQFITQYQHSSGQRRVRVTTCARNWVDSANLHFIPASFDQEASAVLMARVAVHRCDTDDNAQDVLRWLDRMLIRLVQKFGEYNKDDPNSFRLAENLSLYPQFMFHLRRSQFLQYFNNSPDETAFYRHTLNKEDVTNSLIMIQPILYSYSFHGPPEPVLLDSSSITPDTILLLDTYFLVLIYDGETINAWKKQGYQDDPAHENFRQLIQAPLDDAQEILQSRFPVPRYVETAYDGSQARFLLSRVNPSQTHNNMYMMGGGGDAGSAILTDDVSLQVFMDHLKKLAVSSAS from the exons ATGTCGACCTACCAAGAATTTATTCATCAAAATGAAGATAGGGATGGTATACGATTTAGTTGGAATGTTTGGCCATCAAGTCGTCTTGAAGCTACTCGAATG GTTGTGCCCGTGAGCTGTTTGTACACACCATTGAAAGAGAGGCCAGACTTACCTCCAATCATGTATGATCCTGTCGTCTGTTCAAGAGGAAATTGCCGTGCTGTACTCAATCCATTatg CCAAGTAGACTTCAATGGTAAAGCCTGGATTTGCAACTTTTGTTTCCAACGAAATGCT TTCCCTCCGCATTATGCTGGTATCACTGAACAGCATCAACCAGCTGAAATTATTCCACAGTTTTCAACGATAGAGTATACTTTACAA aagcAAACAACTGGTCCATTGATCTACTTATTGGTTATTGACACGTGTCTTGATGATGAAGATTTAAATGCTTTAAAAGAATCACTACAGATGTCACTCAGCTTGCTCCCACCCAATGCTTTAATTGGGCTGATAACTTTTGGACGTATGGTGAATGTTCACGAGCTGGGCTGTGAGGGAATCTCTAAAAGTTATGTATTCAGAGGAAACAAAGAGATTTCTGCAAAGCAACTTCAG GAAATGCTTGGATTAGGAGGTCAACGAAGACAGCAGCCACAACAACAAAGAGGACCAGTGAGCCCTAACCAACCAGCTGAAATTCAAAACAG ATTTTTGCAACCTGTGCACAAATGTGATATGGATTTAACAGATTTACTTGGTGAGTTGCAAGCTGATCCATGGCCTGTTGCTGCAGATAAAAGACCACTTCGTTCGTCTGGCACTGCTCTAAATATCGCTGTCAGTTTACTTGAG tgttgTTATCCAAACACTGGTGCAAGAATTATGGCTTTCCTTGGTGGACCATGCACCCAA GGACCTGGTATGGTTATTGACTACGAGTTGAAGAATGTCATTCGTTCACATCACGACATTGAAACTGATAACACCCCATACATGAAGAAAGCAACTCGA TATTATGAAACATTGGCCCAACGTGCTGCAAACAATGGACATACTATTGATATGTTTGTCTGCAATCTCGAtcaaattggtctccaagaaatgagATCGTGCGTTAACAATACTGG AGGTTACATGTTCATGGGAGACGCTTTTGATACTGCCCTGTTCAAGCAGTCGTTTCAACGTGTTTTTTCTAAAGACAGTAAAGATGAATTCAAGGCTGCTTATGGTGCAAGTATTGAAGTAAAGACTTCAAAAGAATTAAAAGTGTCTGGTTGTATTGGAAATTGTACATCGTTGGAAAAAAAAGGAGCAAACATCTCAGAAACG gaAATTGGAATTGGGAATACAACGGCTTGGAAAGTTAGTGGTCTCGACCTAAACACAACAAATGCGTTTTTCTTTGAGGTTGCAAACTCA CACACTGCACCTATACCACAAGGTGGGCGAGGTTGTATCCAGTTCATCACTCAGTACCAACATTCAAGTGGACAACGCCGCGTGCGTGTGACCACGTGCGCTCGCAACTGGGTCGATTCTGCTAATTTACATTTTATACCGGCAAGTTTTGATCAGGAAGCATCCGCTGTATTGATGGCACGAGTTGCTGTGCACCGTTGCGACACTGACGATAACGCGCAAGATGTTTTGCGATGGTTAGATAGAATGTTGATTCGTTTGGTGCAAAAATTTGGCGAGTATAATAAAGACGATCCGAATTCGTTTCGATTAGCGGAAAACCTCTCTCTCTACCCACAA TTCATGTTTCATCTCCGTCGCtcacaatttttacaatatttcaACAACAGTCCCGACGAGACCGCATTTTATAGACACACCCTAAATAAAGAAGATGTTACTAATTCATTAATCATGATCCAACCAATCCTATATTCGTATTCTTTCCATGGTCCACCAGAACCTGTTCTACTCGATTCAAGCAGTATAACACCAGACACGATTCTTTTGCTGGATACCTACTTTTTAGTTCTTATTTATGACGGCGAG ACGATAAATGCTTGGAAGAAACAAGGTTACCAGGATGACCCGGCGCATGAGAACTTTAGGCAATTGATTCAAGCACCTTTAGATGATGCCCAAGAAATATTACAAAGTAGATTTCCCGTTCCACGATATGTTGAAACTGCTTATGATGGTAGTCAA GCTCGTTTCCTGTTGTCACGTGTTAATCCAAGTCAGACACATAATAATATGTATATGATGGGCGGTGGTGGCGACGCTGGTTCCGCTATTTTAACCGATGATGTTAGTTTGCAAGTCTTCATGGACCATTTGAAGAAACTGGCTGTTTCATCTGCGTCGTAA
- the LOC130656218 gene encoding cysteine sulfinic acid decarboxylase-like, translated as MDSFKDKTNTTQQAIDIITQYPEIWNGYGKVRIIKDSGKENVVIKKSAAPDLLTKQIRKQATIHHQKSLKDLTYKDLFPYAKDEKVTEEVIARIVSKLCDFIKASNDRKTPVINYVSPDDLQKEIDFTLNDNGTSLQHMLNVADKILQHSVKTGHPRFYNQLFSGLDMTCLMGQWISTTTNTLMFTYEVGPVYIMMEKYVLDKMREYIGFHNGDGQIFPGGSISNMQAMSIARFKYFPDLKEEGLQAGPKLVAFVSEEAHYSTNKAAATLGIGTKNLKKITTDKNGKMMVSDLIDQIEAAIARGEKPFYVCATAGTTVKGVFDPINDIADVCEKYDMWLHVDGAWGGASLLSRTYKHLLAGVERANSMTWNPHKLMGCLFQCSMLFTRDKDILTKCNRESVQGASYLFQKDKRLYNSREWDQGDKTIQCGRNVDILKLWMMWKAKGNRGMEEQIDRAYDNSRYLAKKIREREGFELIQEPECTNVCFNYVPPSIRAMPHGPERDALQHNIPPIIKERMTRNGSMMIGYQPLKQHVNFWRMTVINPAVTYKDMEFVVDEIERLGKDL; from the exons atggACTCATTTAAAGACAAGACGAACACAACTCAACAGGCGATCGACATTATTACGCAATATCCTGAAATCTGGAATGGCTATGGAAAAGTAAGAATTATCAAAGATTCTGGAAAGGAAAATGTTGTCATTAAAAAATCTGCGGCTCCTGATTTGTTGACGAAACAAATAAGAAAGCAAGCTACAATCCATCATCAAAAATCGCTGAAAGATCTTACATACAAAG ATCTTTTTCCCTACGCTAAAGATGAGAAGGTTACCGAGGAAGTTATTGCACGAATTGTTTCGAAGCTCTGCGATTTTATCAAAGCTTCAAACGACAGGAAAACTCCTGTCATTAACTACGTATCACCTGACGACCTTCAAAAAGAAATTGATTTTACACTGAATGACAACGGCACCAGTCTGCAGCACATGCTCAACGTAGCTGATAAAATCCTCCAGCATTCTGTTAAAACAG GTCATCCGCGATTTTACAATCAACTTTTCTCTGGACTCGATATGACATGTTTGATGGGACAATGGATTAGCACAACCACCAACACCTTGAT GTTTACCTATGAAGTTGGACCGGTTTACATTATGATGGAGAAGTACGTACTCGACAAAATGAGAGAATATATTGGTTTTCATAATGGAGATGGACAAATCTTTCCAGGAGGATCTATCTCTAACATGCAAGCAATGAGTATTGCTCGCTTTAA GTACTTTCCAGACTTAAAAGAAGAAGGGTTACAAGCAGGTCCGAAACTAGTTGCTTTCGTTTCGGAAGAAGCTCATTATTCCACCAACAAAGCAGCTGCTACTTTAGGCATCGGgacaaaaaatctgaaaaaaattaccACCGATAAGAA tggtaaaatGATGGTATCTGACCTTATCGACCAAATAGAAGCAGCCATTGCACGTGGCGAAAAACCATTTTATGTATGCGCTACGGCTGGAACAACCGTGAAAGGCGTTTTTGATCCAATTAATGACATAGCTGATGTCTGTGAAAAATATGACATGTGGCTACATGTAGATGGGGCATGGGGTGGAGCTTCGTTGCTTTCACGAACGTACAAACACCTGCTGGCGGGTGTTGAGAG AGCAAACTCAATGACATGGAATCCACACAAACTTATGGGATGTTTGTTCCAATGCTCAATGCTTTTCACACGCGACAAAGACATTCTTACAAAATGCAATCGAGAAAGTGTACAAGGTGCATCATATCTCTTTCAAAAAGATAAGCGATTGTACAATTCTCGAGAATGGGATCAGGGAGACAAAACCATCCAATGCGGACGTAATGTAGACATTTTGAAATTATGGATGATGTGGAAAGCGAAAGGTAATCGAGGCATGGAAGAACAAATCGATCGTGCTTATGACAATTCTCgatatttagcaaaaaaaatacgAGAAAGAGAAGGGTTTGAGTTGATCCAAGAACCTGAATGCACCAACGTTTGCTTCAACTATGTGCCGCCAAGTATTAGAGCAATGCCTCATGGTCCTGAAAGAGATGCATTGCAACATAACATTCCTCCAATCATAAAAGAAAGAATGACCAGGAATGGAAGCATGATGATTGGTTACCAGCCGTTAAAACAACACGTCAACTTTTGGCGTATGACGGTCATAAACCCGGCAGTGACGTATAAAGATATGGAGTTTGTTGTAGATGAGATTGAACGTTTAGGAAAAGATTTGTAG